A single genomic interval of Xyrauchen texanus isolate HMW12.3.18 chromosome 8, RBS_HiC_50CHRs, whole genome shotgun sequence harbors:
- the hgs gene encoding hepatocyte growth factor-regulated tyrosine kinase substrate isoform X6: MGKGGGTFERLLDKATSQLLLETDWESILQICDLIRQGDTQAKYAIGAIKKKLSDKNPHVVIYALEVLESVVKNCGQTIHDEVACKVTMEELKELFKKQPELNVKNKILYLIQAWAHAFRNEPKYKVVQDTYQIMKVEGHVFPEFKESDAMFAAERAPDWVDAEECHRCRVQFGVMTRKHHCRACGQIFCGKCSSKCSTIPKFGIEKEVRVCEPCFEILNKKAEGKSTNSGQSELPPEYLTSPLSQQSQVVPTESMPPKRDEAALQEEEELQLAIALSQSEAEEKQRMRHKNTYTAYPKADPTPVTSSAPPASTLYTSPVNSSAPSAEEVDPELARYLNRTYWEKKQEEARKSPTPSAPAPVSLPEPVPISQPVESHTPVQPINIVEQYQNGESEENHEQFLKALQNAVTTFLNRMKSNHMRGRSITNDSAVLSLFQSINNMHPQLLEILNQLDEKRLYYEGLQDKLAQVRDARAALNALRDEHREKLRRAAEEAERQRQMQLAQKLEIMRQKKQEYLAMQRQLAIQRLQEQEKERQMRLEQQKHTIQMRAQMPAFSLPYAQMQSLPHNVAGGVVYPPAGPPSYPGTFSPAGSVEGSPMHGAYMNQPGQTGAGGPYQAMPVSATDPNMVNAYMYQTAGNNGQPAAPGQAPPSTTPAYTNYQPTPTQGYQNVVSQAQSLPPMSQAAPTNGMAYMGYQPYSMQNMMTALPGQDPNMPPQQPYMPGQQPMYQQMAPPGGPQQPSQQQHQHQHQQAPPGSAEAQLISFD, encoded by the exons ATGGGCAAAGGCGGCGGTACATTTGAGAGACTGTTGG ATAAAGCTACCAGTCAGCTGCTGCTGGAGACAGACTGGGAGTCCATTTTGCAGATATGTGACCTCATTCGCCAAGGAGATACACA GGCAAAATATGCAATTGGCGCCATCAAGAAGAAACTCAGTGACAAAAATCCACACGTAGTCATTTATGCTCTTGAG gttctggagtcagtggtgaaGAACTGTGGCCAGACGATTCACGATGAAGTGGCCTGTAAGGTGACAATGGAAGAGCTGAAAGAGCTGTTCAAG AAACAACCTGAACTGAACGTGAAGAACAAGATCCTTTATCTCATCCAGGCCTGGGCCCACGCCTTCCGCAACGAGCCCAAGTACAAAGTCGTTCAGGACACTTATCAGATCATGAAAGTGGAAG GTCATGTCTTCCCAGAATTCAAGGAGAGTGATGCCATGTTTGCTGCAGAGAGG GCCCCTGATTGGGTAGATGCAGAGGAATGCCACAGATGTCGGGTTCAGTTTGGAGTAATGACCCGAAAG CATCACTGCAGGGCATGTGGGCAGATTTTCTGTGGGAAATGCTCTTCTAAGTGCTCTACCATTCCTAAGTTTGGCATTGAGAAGgaggtgcgtgtgtgtgagccCTGCTTCGAGATTCTCAACAA GAAAGCTGAAGGGAAGAGCACCAACTCTGGGCAGTCTGAGCTCCCCCCTGAGTACCTGACCAGCCCTCTGTCCCAGCAGTCTCAGGTAGTGCCCACCGAATCA ATGCCTCCTAAAAGAGACGAGGCGGCGCTCCAGGAGGAAGAGGAACTGCAGCTGGCCATCGCTCTGTCTCAGAGTGAAGCTGAGGAGAAGCAGAGGATG AGACATAAGAACACATACACTGCATACCCTAAAGCTGATCCCACCCCTGTGACTTCctctgccccacctgccagcactctCTACACCTCTCCTGTG AACTCATCAGCTCCGTCTGCTGAAGAAGTGGATCCAGAG CTGGCTCGTTATCTGAATAGAACTTACTGGGAGAAGAAACAAGAAGAGGCTCGGAAGAGTCCCACCCCCTCCGCTCCTGCCCCGGTGTCACTGCCTGAGCCTGTGCCAATCAGCCAACCAGTGGAGAGCCACACCCCAGTCCAACCCATCAACATAGTGGAG CAGTATCAGAATGGCGAATCGGAGGAGAACCACGAGCAGTTCCTGAAAGCCTTGCAGAATGCAGTCACCACCTTCCTCAACCGCATGAAGAGCAACCACATGCGCGGACGCAGCATCACCAATGACAGCGCGGTGCTCTCTCTCTTCCAGTCCATAAACAACATGCACCCACAGCTGCTCGAGATTCTCAACCAGCTGGACGAGAAGAGAT TATACTACGAGGGACTTCAGGACAAACTGGCGCAGGTGCGTGATGCTCGAGCGGCTCTGAACGCTCTGAGAGATGAACACAGAGAGAAACTTCGGAGGGCTGCGGAGGAAGCCGAGAGACAGAGACAAATGCAGCTCGCTCAGAAACTGGAGATCATGAGGCAGAAGAAACAG GAGTACCTGGCAATGCAGAGGCAGCTGGCCATTCAACGTCTGCAGGAGCAGGAGAAGGAGAGACAGATGCGTCTGGAGCAGCAGAAACACACCATACAGATGAGAGCACAGATGCCTGCATTCTCTCTGCCTTACGCCCAG ATGCAGTCACTGCCACATAATGTGGCAGGAGGGGTGGTGTATCCCCCTGCTGGGCCTCCAAGTTACCCAGGCACGTTCAGCCCTGCTGGTTCAGTGGAAGGGTCGCCCATGCATGGTGCCTATATGAACCAGCCTGGACAGACAGGTGCTGGTGGGCCATACCAGGCCATGCCTGTGTCTGCTACAG ATCCCAACATGGTGAACGCTTACATGTACCAGACCGCCGGCAACAACGGACAGCCTGCTGCTCCGGGACAAGCCCCTCCCTCAACCACCCCTGCCTATACTAATTACCAGCCCACACCCACACAGGGATACCAG AATGTGGTGTCTCAAGCTCAGAGTTTGCCCCCTATGTCCCAGGCTGCCCCTACCAATGGCATGGCCTATATGGGCTACCAGCCATACAGCATGCAG AATATGATGACAGCTCTTCCAGGACAAGACCCCAACATGCCCCCCCAACAGCCGTACATGCCTGGGCAACAGCCGATGTACCAGCAG ATGGCTCCCCCTGGTGGTCCACAGCAGCCATCACAACAACAGCACCAGCACCAGCACCAGCAGGCTCCTCCAGGCAGCGCAGAGGCTCAGCTTATTTCGTTTGACTGA